A window of Gasterosteus aculeatus chromosome 9, fGasAcu3.hap1.1, whole genome shotgun sequence contains these coding sequences:
- the r3hcc1l gene encoding R3H and coiled-coil domain-containing protein 1-like yields the protein MESEQAKEDCAPTQPAPAPPSQTRKQRIQSSKEKAQAQAEVKPKPRPRYSDKARKNAKNKKDKAGAADKGAPAGGQAKNEDPDVKEEHLQNADVQANGLPDSTNEEANATLWREAPASEEEAEEEEEEGESWDTLFNDDGDCLEPHLLEELALKEGRKKKSLQEPRFDYYNMDGEGDDDDDNDLTEDELAHIVEIYDFPAEFKIEDLLKLFQCFQQRGFDIKWVDDSHALGLFSSPIAAREALRSKHPLMKLRPLSKSSSDMKAKARSCTDNLLPAKERPQTSAMLARKLVMGALGVKSNLTKEQSDAERKKLQEAREQKRLAAKQQEDAWEGK from the exons ATGGAGTCAGAACAAGCAAAAGAAGACTGTGCTCCCACCCAACCAGCCCCCGCTCCTCCAtcgcagacacgcaaacaacgAATTCAGAGCTCCAAAGAgaaagctcaggctcaggcAGAAGTAAAACCAAAACCCAGGCCTCGCTACTCAGACAAGGCAAGGAAGAATGCCAAGAACAAGAAGGACAAGGCTGGAGCAGCAGATAAGGGAGCTCCTGCTGGAGGACAGGCGAAGAATGAAGATCCTGATGTGAAGGAAGAGCATTTACAGAATGCAGATGTACAGGCGAATGGTCTGCCTGACTCAACCAATGAAGAAGCTAATGCTACCTTATGGCGAGAAGCACCAGCCTCTgaggaagaggcggaggaggaggaggaagagggggagagttGGGACACCTTGTTCAATGATGATGGAGATTGCCTGGAACCACATCTGCTTGAAGAG CTGGCTTTGAAGGAAGGTAGAAAGAAAAAGTCACTCCAGGAGCCCAGGTTTGATTACTACAACATGGACGGAGAaggcgacgacgacgacgacaacgacCTCACAGAGGATGAACTTGCTCACATTGTAGAGATCTACGACTTCCCTGCTGAATTCAAGATTGAGGACCTCCTCAAGTTATTTCAGTGCTTCCA ACAGAGGGGATTTGATATCAAGTGGGTTGATGACTCCCACGCGCTGGGCCTCTTCTCAAGCCCCATCGCAG CTCGGGAGGCTTTAAGATCCAAGCATCCTCTCATGAAGTTGCGACCTCTTTCCAAATCCTCCTCCGACATGAAGGCCAAAGCTCGCAGCTGCACAG ACAACCTCCTGCCCGCTAAAGAGAGACCTCAGACCAGTGCAATGCTGGCTCGCAAGCTGGTGATGGGCGCCCTCGGTGTAAAGAGCAACCTGACCAAGGAGCAGAGCGACGCAGAGcggaagaagctgcaggaggcgAGGG AACAAAAGCGCCTGGCAGCCAAACAGCAGGAAGATGCTTGGGAAGGAAAGTGA